The genomic DNA TACATGTCTATAAATAAAAAATTAATTCATGATGAATTTAATAATGATAAAGGATTTATAGGAGTAGAACCTTATAAAAGAGCAGGAGCTTTTGGATATATGGGAAGTTACATAGAAGAAAATTTAAGCTTAGGACAAAAAAATTATAAAGAAGCTATAGATGATTTGATAGATGCTCCTTATCATAGATTGAGCTTTATCAATCCAGATTTTATTCATATAGGATATGGAAAAAAAGATTCATACTATACTTTTGATTTCGGAGGAGAAAAAAATTGTCAAGATACAATTAAGGTATATCCTATGGAAGAACAAAAATATGTAGACATATGGTGGGAACAAGAAGAAACACCAAATCCTTTAAGAATTCATAACAAAAAAGGAAAGGTAGGGTATCCTATATCTTTATCTTATTTTGGAAAGAACAATATTAAAGAAATAGTAATTGAAAAAGCTACATTAAAGAATAAAAAAAATAATTTAGTAGAAATTTATTTAAATACGCCACAAAATGATGATAAACTTTCTAATAGCATACTGATAATTCCAACTAGATCTCTAGAAAAAAACGAAAAATATAATGTGTATGTAAAAGGAAAAATAATATTTCAAGATGGGAAAAGCAAAGGAATTGAAAAAAAATGGAGTTTTCAAACGGTAACAAATGAAAAGGATAAAAATAAATGGATGAAAGATTTTATTTATGATGACATAAAAAACCATTGGGCAAAAGCTTTTATCATAGAACTTGGAGAGAAAGAAATTATAACTTCTAAAGTAAACAATCTATATAAGCCAGATGATTTTATAACAAGAGGAGAATTTGCTGAGTTTATTGTAAATGCATTAGAAATTGCTACAAAGCCTTATAAAGGTGTGTTTAAAGATGTACGAAAAAATACTCAAAAAAATACATATATAGAAGCAGCTTTTCATAATGGGATCATTAAGGGAATGGGAGATGGTACTTTTCATCCTAATGATGCGATTACAAGAGAAGAGATGGCAGTGATGATTATAAAAGCTTATGAAAAGAAAAACAGTAGTTTAAAGATTAAAAAGTATTCTTTGGCATTTAAGGATGAAAAAAAGATTAGTTCTTGGGCATATAAATATGTAAAAATAGCTTATGAATTAGGAATTATTAAAGGAAGAGATAAAAAAGAATTTGCTCCACAAGATTTTGCATCAAGAGGAGAAGCAGCAGTCATGATTAAAAAATTATTAGAAGTACTTTAAAGAGAAAGGACTACGATTTAGTAGACAAAGTCATAAAAAACGTCACTAAATTTTCAAATTTGGAAAATATATAGAAACGATCGAAAATAGCATTACAAACTCGCTATGCTCAAACAGTGTAATGCTAAACATTTTCTCACTTATTCTATATTTTCACAAATTCTTAATAAATATTCCTAATTTTTATGACTTTGCTAAAATATAGTTTGTATTTAGTTTGAAAT from Inediibacterium massiliense includes the following:
- a CDS encoding S-layer homology domain-containing protein translates to MKNKMYIIVWILLIGIWIKGVVGYGQDTIGYFPPQPKDVNVLVMRPNISMQLIVNDYKVQEIDMKLNGKKVDAQYDRKKQAVFYQPDKNLSPGFYKVDLRIVIEGFKPIVQSWQFAISKNAVKELQTPSDEQKRVVNYSNRYRKFLKLPEFQVSDALNAAAMAHSNYMSINKKLIHDEFNNDKGFIGVEPYKRAGAFGYMGSYIEENLSLGQKNYKEAIDDLIDAPYHRLSFINPDFIHIGYGKKDSYYTFDFGGEKNCQDTIKVYPMEEQKYVDIWWEQEETPNPLRIHNKKGKVGYPISLSYFGKNNIKEIVIEKATLKNKKNNLVEIYLNTPQNDDKLSNSILIIPTRSLEKNEKYNVYVKGKIIFQDGKSKGIEKKWSFQTVTNEKDKNKWMKDFIYDDIKNHWAKAFIIELGEKEIITSKVNNLYKPDDFITRGEFAEFIVNALEIATKPYKGVFKDVRKNTQKNTYIEAAFHNGIIKGMGDGTFHPNDAITREEMAVMIIKAYEKKNSSLKIKKYSLAFKDEKKISSWAYKYVKIAYELGIIKGRDKKEFAPQDFASRGEAAVMIKKLLEVL